The following coding sequences lie in one Xanthomonas hyacinthi genomic window:
- a CDS encoding IS3 family transposase (programmed frameshift) yields MTPRSRSRRTFDTAFKLQVVQMIQDQGLSVGQVCRDLDLVDSAVRRWLAQSEAEQAGQPGQGRPLTPEQQRIRQLERENQRLGEDVSILKKAFGLLRPGTEVIQQMIHQWQEKADTTRLCRLVGVSRSGVYAARRRSAPRACALTAPLQSAFQASGGNYGSRRLCAALKAQGLPAGRYRVRGLMKQQGLKARWKRKFVHTTDSRHEMPVADNLLDRRFNPEAPDQAWVADITYIRTERGWLYLAAVLDLYSRKVVGWAMAPNMPAELVCTALQMAIALRQPKPGLIVHSDRGSQYASQAHRDLLARHGLLASMSRRGNCWDNAVMERFFLNLKMERVWQRRYANPAEAVADITHYIVAFYNTHRLHSTLGYRSPADYEKATT; encoded by the exons ATGACGCCCCGTAGCCGTAGCCGTAGAACTTTCGACACCGCCTTCAAGCTACAGGTGGTGCAGATGATCCAAGACCAAGGCCTGAGTGTGGGCCAGGTGTGCCGCGACCTGGACCTGGTAGACAGCGCGGTGCGCCGGTGGCTGGCCCAGTCCGAGGCCGAGCAGGCTGGCCAGCCGGGACAAGGCAGGCCGCTGACCCCCGAGCAGCAACGCATCCGCCAACTGGAGCGTGAGAACCAGCGGCTAGGCGAGGATGTGTCGATCCTAAAAAAAGCAT TCGGCCTTCTTCGCCCGGGAACTGAAGTGATCCAGCAGATGATCCATCAGTGGCAGGAGAAGGCCGACACCACCCGGTTGTGCCGGCTTGTGGGCGTGAGCCGTTCTGGGGTGTATGCCGCTCGGCGGCGGTCAGCGCCGAGGGCCTGCGCCCTCACGGCGCCCTTGCAATCGGCCTTCCAGGCTAGCGGCGGCAACTACGGCAGCCGCCGGCTGTGCGCCGCCCTGAAGGCCCAGGGCCTGCCCGCCGGTCGCTATCGGGTCCGCGGCCTGATGAAGCAGCAGGGGCTGAAGGCGCGCTGGAAGCGCAAGTTCGTCCATACCACCGACAGCCGGCACGAGATGCCGGTAGCCGACAACCTTCTGGATCGGCGCTTCAACCCGGAAGCCCCCGACCAGGCCTGGGTGGCCGACATCACCTACATCCGCACCGAGCGCGGCTGGCTGTACCTGGCCGCGGTGCTGGACCTGTACTCACGCAAGGTGGTCGGCTGGGCGATGGCCCCGAACATGCCTGCCGAGCTGGTCTGCACCGCCTTGCAGATGGCCATCGCCCTGCGCCAGCCCAAGCCGGGGCTGATCGTGCATAGCGACCGCGGCAGCCAATACGCCAGCCAGGCCCACCGCGACCTACTGGCACGCCACGGTCTGCTCGCCAGCATGAGCCGCCGGGGCAACTGCTGGGACAACGCGGTGATGGAGCGGTTCTTCCTGAACCTGAAAATGGAGCGGGTCTGGCAGCGCCGCTACGCCAACCCCGCCGAGGCCGTTGCTGACATCACCCATTACATCGTCGCCTTCTACAACACCCACCGGCTGCACTCCACCCTCGGCTATCGATCGCCTGCCGACTACGAGAAAGCCACCACCTGA
- a CDS encoding IS5 family transposase (programmed frameshift), protein MEVSTRIRPGQTAKDNRLFVEAVLYRYRAGIPWRDLPERFGDFRVIHLRHSRWSRSGVWQRVFHALSEEADNEYAMIDSTIVRAHQHSAGAKGGAPQAIGRSRGGLSSKIHAVVDALGNPVAFHLTAGQASDLEGADALLPQLSVGALLADRAYDARARVIEPMQRQGTQIVIPSHPTRKVQRDYDRVLYKDRHLIENFFAKLKQYRAIATRYDKTAGNFLGAIYWIASVILLN, encoded by the exons ATCGAGGTGTCCACGAGAATTAGACCAGGACAGACCGCCAAGGACAACCGGCTGTTTGTCGAAGCCGTGCTCTACCGCTACCGAGCCGGCATCCCCTGGCGGGATCTGCCTGAGCGCTTCGGCGACTTCCGCGTGATCCACCTGCGGCATAGCCGCTGGAGCCGGTCCGGCGTCTGGCAACGCGTGTTCCACGCCCTGTCAGAGGAGGCGGACAATGAGTACGCGATGATCGACAGCACCATCGTCCGGGCGCATCAGCACAGCGCCGGGGCAAAAG GGGGGGCGCCGCAGGCCATCGGACGCAGCCGAGGCGGGCTAAGCAGCAAGATCCACGCCGTGGTCGATGCACTGGGCAATCCGGTGGCGTTTCATCTGACCGCAGGCCAGGCGTCGGATCTGGAAGGTGCAGATGCGTTGCTGCCGCAACTGTCGGTCGGCGCCCTGCTCGCTGACCGCGCCTACGATGCCAGGGCACGTGTCATCGAGCCGATGCAGCGGCAGGGGACGCAGATTGTCATCCCCTCCCATCCAACGCGCAAAGTGCAGCGCGACTACGACCGGGTGCTGTACAAGGATCGACACCTGATCGAGAACTTCTTTGCCAAACTCAAGCAGTACCGGGCCATTGCCACCCGATACGACAAGACCGCCGGCAACTTCCTCGGCGCGATTTACTGGATCGCCTCTGTCATCCTGCTTAATTGA
- a CDS encoding DEAD/DEAH box helicase — protein sequence MPFATLGLAPELLPAFSRALDAAGYTAPTAIQAQAVAPILRGDDLLACAATGSGKTAAFALPLLQHAALAPPSRRVRGLVLVPTRELAAQVGDTLQALGRYLPRRVKVATVAGGASINPQMLKLRGGADIVVATPGRLLDLVAHNALDLGAVRTLVLDEADRLLALGFEEELGRILALLPPRRQTLLFSATFPAEVEVLARRLLRGPRRLGEGAAAAAPATLRQRAIEVDSAQRTALLRHLLHSEAWPQALVFVASQRGADTLAEKLGKAGVPAQPFHGELSQGRRNQALAGFRSGQLQVLVATDVAARGLDIAQLPVVVNYDLPRATADYTHRIGRTGRAGADGLAVSFVDAASAAHLRLIEKRQQLRVPRERIAGFEPAQATLPATEAAPGNGGIKGKRPSKKDKLRAAHAQGGGESPAKE from the coding sequence ATGCCATTCGCCACGCTGGGCCTCGCGCCCGAGCTGCTGCCCGCGTTTTCCCGCGCGCTCGACGCCGCCGGCTATACCGCGCCCACCGCCATCCAGGCGCAGGCGGTCGCGCCGATCCTGCGCGGCGACGACCTGCTGGCCTGCGCGGCGACCGGCTCCGGCAAGACCGCCGCGTTCGCGCTGCCGCTGCTGCAGCACGCGGCGCTGGCGCCGCCCAGCCGCCGCGTACGCGGCCTGGTACTGGTGCCGACCCGCGAGCTGGCCGCGCAGGTCGGCGATACCTTGCAGGCGCTGGGCCGCTACCTGCCGCGGCGCGTCAAGGTGGCCACCGTCGCCGGCGGCGCCTCGATCAATCCGCAGATGCTGAAGCTGCGCGGCGGCGCCGACATCGTCGTGGCCACCCCGGGCCGGCTGCTCGACCTGGTCGCGCACAACGCGCTGGACCTTGGCGCGGTGCGCACGCTGGTGCTGGACGAGGCCGACCGCCTGCTGGCGCTGGGCTTCGAGGAGGAACTGGGCCGGATCCTGGCGCTGCTGCCGCCGCGCCGACAGACCCTGCTGTTCTCGGCCACCTTCCCGGCCGAGGTGGAGGTGCTGGCGCGGCGCCTGCTGCGCGGACCGCGGCGCCTCGGCGAGGGCGCTGCCGCCGCGGCCCCGGCGACGCTCCGCCAACGTGCGATCGAGGTCGACAGCGCGCAGCGCACCGCGCTGCTGCGGCACCTGCTGCACAGCGAAGCCTGGCCGCAGGCGCTGGTGTTCGTGGCCAGCCAGCGCGGCGCCGACACGCTGGCCGAGAAGCTGGGCAAGGCTGGCGTGCCGGCGCAGCCGTTCCATGGCGAGCTCAGCCAGGGCCGCCGCAACCAGGCCCTGGCCGGGTTCAGGAGCGGCCAGCTGCAGGTCCTGGTCGCCACCGACGTGGCCGCGCGCGGGCTGGACATCGCGCAGCTGCCGGTGGTGGTCAACTACGACCTGCCGCGCGCCACCGCCGACTACACCCACCGCATCGGCCGCACCGGGCGCGCCGGCGCCGACGGCCTAGCGGTGAGCTTCGTCGACGCGGCCAGCGCGGCGCATCTGCGCCTGATCGAAAAGCGCCAGCAGCTGCGCGTGCCGCGCGAGCGCATCGCCGGTTTCGAACCGGCGCAGGCAACCCTGCCCGCCACCGAGGCCGCACCTGGCAACGGCGGCATCAAGGGCAAGCGCCCGAGCAAGAAGGACAAGCTGCGCGCGGCGCATGCGCAGGGCGGTGGCGAGTCGCCGGCGAAGGAATGA
- a CDS encoding dihydrolipoamide acetyltransferase family protein, which translates to MNETKNFNLPDLGEGLPDATIVEWFVKEGDSIQLDEPLVSMETAKAVVEVPSPVSGKVLKLAGAPGDIIVTGSMLAQFAPDPSMPQRAEGQDTGHHHGGAAAASPGKGAGADARGDNGRVVASDKGGELQAADATQPRGEGDDAGTVVGAMQSSNSVHSERTVSVGGVRAMPAVRALARKLGVDLARVRASGGDGAVTLADVKQAAADGSAVVGAAEAATARSPQVAADGPRPPGAAPPTTAPAPAAPARTPLSAAGKPMRTQPPGVAAHGQPEPLKGVRRNMARVMAQAQRQVVLTTLNDDADLHAWTPGNDTTVRLVRALVAACQAVPALNAWFDGDALTRTLHAQVDIGIAVDTDEGLFVPALRNADMLDARGIREGVNRLRQQVQARSIAASELSGYTISLSNFGMFAGRYATPIVVPPCVAIVAAGRARHQLVPVLGGVETHRLLPLSLSFDHRACTGGEAARFLRAMIDDLALAG; encoded by the coding sequence ATGAACGAAACCAAGAACTTCAATCTGCCCGACCTGGGCGAAGGCCTGCCCGACGCCACCATCGTCGAATGGTTCGTCAAGGAAGGCGACAGCATCCAGCTCGACGAGCCGCTGGTGTCGATGGAAACCGCCAAGGCGGTGGTCGAAGTGCCCTCGCCGGTCTCGGGCAAGGTGCTGAAACTGGCCGGCGCGCCGGGCGACATCATCGTCACCGGCAGCATGCTGGCGCAGTTCGCGCCCGACCCCAGCATGCCGCAACGCGCCGAAGGCCAGGACACCGGCCACCACCACGGCGGCGCCGCGGCGGCCAGCCCCGGCAAGGGCGCCGGCGCCGATGCGCGGGGCGACAACGGCCGCGTGGTCGCCTCCGACAAAGGCGGCGAACTGCAGGCGGCCGACGCCACGCAACCCCGCGGCGAAGGCGACGATGCCGGCACCGTGGTCGGCGCGATGCAGAGCTCCAACAGCGTGCACAGCGAGCGCACGGTCTCGGTCGGCGGGGTCCGCGCGATGCCGGCGGTACGCGCGCTGGCCAGGAAACTGGGCGTGGATCTGGCGCGGGTACGCGCCAGCGGCGGCGACGGCGCGGTGACCCTGGCCGACGTGAAGCAGGCCGCCGCCGACGGTTCGGCCGTTGTAGGAGCGGCTGAAGCCGCGACCGCACGGTCACCGCAGGTCGCGGCTGATGGCCCGAGGCCACCCGGAGCCGCTCCTCCTACAACGGCGCCAGCGCCTGCCGCACCCGCGCGCACGCCGCTGTCCGCTGCCGGCAAGCCGATGCGCACGCAGCCGCCCGGCGTCGCCGCCCACGGCCAGCCGGAGCCGCTCAAGGGTGTGCGCCGCAACATGGCACGGGTGATGGCGCAGGCGCAGCGCCAGGTGGTGCTGACCACGCTCAACGACGACGCCGACCTGCACGCCTGGACGCCCGGCAACGACACCACGGTGCGCCTGGTACGTGCGCTCGTCGCCGCCTGCCAGGCGGTGCCGGCACTCAATGCCTGGTTCGACGGCGACGCGCTGACCCGCACCCTGCACGCGCAGGTCGATATCGGCATCGCCGTGGACACCGACGAGGGCCTGTTCGTGCCGGCGCTGCGCAACGCCGACATGCTCGACGCGCGCGGCATCCGCGAAGGCGTCAACCGCCTGCGCCAGCAGGTGCAGGCGCGCAGCATCGCCGCCTCGGAACTGAGCGGCTACACCATTTCGCTGTCCAACTTCGGCATGTTCGCCGGCCGCTACGCCACCCCGATCGTGGTGCCGCCATGCGTGGCGATCGTCGCCGCCGGCCGTGCCCGCCACCAGCTGGTGCCGGTGCTGGGCGGGGTGGAGACGCACCGGCTGCTGCCGCTGTCGCTGAGCTTCGACCACCGCGCCTGTACCGGCGGCGAGGCGGCGCGCTTCCTGCGCGCGATGATCGACGACCTGGCGCTGGCCGGCTGA
- a CDS encoding alpha-ketoacid dehydrogenase subunit beta, whose product MDELSPRLADTAATHAAGTAHSAATARGDSPMTSTPITLIEAVTQALAWELQHDPSVLVLGEDVGVNGGVFRATAGLQQRFGAQRVLDTPLDETTIAGLSVGLAAQGMKPVAEAQFDGFVYPMVDHLICHAARLRTRTRGRLHCPMVLRVPWGGGIRAPEHHSEANEAIFTNVPGLRVVLPSSPQRAYGLLLAAIREPDPVIYMEPKRLYRQYKEVVADDGEALPLDVCFVLRDGSDVTLVAWGAQVKEALEAADRLAADGISAEVIDVATLRPLDFDTIAESVARTGRCVIVQEAPRSAGFGAEIAARLAEQSMYDLLAPVQRVTGYDTHIPLYRLEMKYLPSVDKIVAAAKRAVAAG is encoded by the coding sequence ATGGATGAACTCTCCCCCCGCCTTGCCGACACGGCCGCCACGCACGCGGCCGGCACCGCCCACAGCGCGGCTACAGCGCGCGGAGACAGCCCGATGACCAGCACGCCCATCACCCTGATCGAAGCGGTCACCCAGGCCCTGGCCTGGGAGCTGCAGCACGACCCGTCGGTGCTGGTGCTGGGCGAGGACGTAGGTGTCAACGGCGGCGTGTTCCGCGCCACCGCCGGCCTGCAGCAGCGCTTCGGCGCGCAGCGCGTGCTGGACACGCCGCTGGACGAGACCACCATCGCTGGCCTCAGCGTCGGCCTGGCCGCGCAGGGCATGAAGCCGGTGGCTGAGGCGCAGTTCGACGGCTTCGTCTACCCGATGGTCGATCACCTGATCTGCCACGCCGCGCGCCTGCGCACCCGCACCCGCGGCCGCCTGCACTGTCCGATGGTGCTGCGCGTGCCGTGGGGCGGCGGGATCCGCGCGCCGGAGCACCACAGCGAGGCCAACGAGGCCATCTTCACCAACGTGCCGGGCCTGCGCGTGGTGCTGCCGTCCTCGCCGCAGCGCGCCTACGGCCTGCTGCTGGCGGCGATCCGCGAGCCGGATCCGGTGATCTACATGGAACCCAAGCGCCTCTACCGGCAGTACAAGGAAGTGGTCGCCGACGATGGCGAGGCGCTGCCGCTGGACGTGTGCTTCGTGCTGCGCGACGGCAGCGACGTGACCCTGGTCGCCTGGGGCGCGCAGGTCAAGGAAGCATTGGAAGCGGCCGACAGGCTGGCCGCCGACGGCATCAGCGCCGAGGTCATCGACGTGGCTACGCTGCGCCCGCTGGACTTCGACACCATTGCCGAATCGGTGGCGCGCACCGGCCGCTGCGTGATCGTGCAGGAAGCCCCGCGCAGCGCCGGCTTCGGCGCCGAGATCGCCGCGCGCCTGGCCGAGCAGTCGATGTACGACCTGCTCGCGCCGGTGCAGCGGGTGACCGGCTACGACACGCACATCCCGTTGTACCGGCTGGAGATGAAATACCTGCCGAGCGTGGACAAGATCGTCGCGGCGGCCAAGCGTGCCGTCGCCGCAGGCTGA
- the pdhA gene encoding pyruvate dehydrogenase (acetyl-transferring) E1 component subunit alpha, protein MTIAAQFEIEFLQYLDAGGQPVRDALPADSANPQTLLALFKQMLYVRTFDSKAVALQRTGKLGTYASCLGHEATHIGIGAAMRSGDVLAPSYREYGAMFMRGVRPRDVLLYWGGDERGSDFLRDSDAARDFPICVPISTQCLHAAGAALAFKLRGEGHVAVATCGDGGSSKTDFYAALNSAGAYQLPLILCVINNGWAISVPRAAQTGAQTLAQKGLAGGLHCLQVDGNDLIAVLEAMRQARERALSGQGGSVIEFLTYRLSDHTTADDARRYRDAAEVKQAWEREPLTRLRSWLTAQGLWSEAEEAAWKQECARLVDIEVDTYLAMPVQPVEAMFDYLYADPPPDLLAQRAEAIALEQRPALERRHG, encoded by the coding sequence ATGACCATCGCCGCGCAGTTCGAAATCGAATTCCTGCAATACCTCGACGCGGGCGGCCAGCCGGTCCGCGACGCGCTTCCGGCCGACTCGGCCAACCCGCAGACGCTGCTGGCGCTGTTCAAGCAGATGCTCTACGTGCGCACCTTCGACAGCAAGGCCGTCGCCCTGCAGCGCACCGGCAAGCTCGGCACCTACGCCTCATGCCTGGGCCACGAGGCCACCCACATCGGCATCGGCGCGGCGATGCGCAGCGGCGACGTGCTGGCGCCCAGCTACCGCGAGTACGGCGCCATGTTCATGCGCGGCGTGCGCCCGCGCGACGTGCTGCTGTACTGGGGCGGCGACGAGCGCGGCAGCGACTTCCTGCGCGATTCCGACGCGGCCCGCGATTTCCCGATCTGCGTGCCGATCTCCACCCAGTGCCTGCACGCCGCCGGCGCGGCGCTGGCGTTCAAGCTGCGCGGCGAAGGCCATGTCGCGGTCGCCACCTGCGGCGATGGCGGCTCCTCGAAGACCGATTTCTATGCTGCCCTCAATTCCGCCGGCGCCTACCAGCTGCCGCTGATCCTGTGCGTGATCAACAACGGCTGGGCGATCTCGGTGCCGCGCGCAGCGCAGACCGGCGCGCAGACCCTGGCGCAGAAGGGCCTGGCCGGCGGCCTGCACTGCCTGCAGGTGGACGGCAACGACCTGATCGCGGTGCTGGAGGCGATGCGCCAGGCGCGCGAACGCGCGCTGTCCGGCCAGGGCGGCAGCGTCATCGAATTCCTGACCTACCGCCTGTCCGACCACACCACCGCCGACGACGCACGCCGCTACCGCGACGCCGCCGAGGTCAAGCAGGCCTGGGAACGCGAGCCGCTGACCCGGCTGCGCAGCTGGCTGACCGCGCAGGGCCTGTGGAGCGAGGCCGAGGAAGCGGCCTGGAAGCAGGAATGCGCGCGCCTGGTCGACATCGAGGTCGACACCTACCTGGCAATGCCGGTGCAGCCGGTGGAGGCGATGTTCGACTATCTGTACGCCGATCCGCCGCCGGACCTGCTCGCGCAGCGCGCCGAGGCCATCGCCCTGGAACAACGCCCTGCCCTGGAGCGGCGCCATGGATGA
- a CDS encoding lamin tail domain-containing protein, whose product MRTMLLRAVVLSCALACAGNGQAQVVISQVYGGGGNSGATYKSDFIELHNNGSQAVSLAGWSVQYASAAGSSWQVTTLAGSIPAGGYYLVKQADGSGGSTALPTADATGTTALSGTAGKVALSNAAAALSGACPAGNVDFVGYGSSASCAEGSAPSAAPSNTLAVLRGNGGCSDSDNNSADFATGAPTPRNAAAAANLCGGGNQPVASVANLSRGEGDSGSSAFVFTIALSQPAGSGGVGFSVATRDGSASAGSDYQAVAATNVTIAAGENSAEVSVLVNGDTANEADETFYLDISGISGALPDTLTASAVILNDDFDLVPIHSIQGSGARSPLVGQVVATSGIVTARRSAGFFLQAPDDQADADPQTSEGIYVYTGSAPPAEAAVGNAVRVQASVLEYVPSADPTQPPLTELGTPTVLLQSTGNPLPAAVTLTTRFPDPNGAYDQLERLEGMRVTVPSLTVNAPTGGNVNETNASASSNGVFHAVVTGLPRAWRTAGVQQPDPLPAGSPADVPRWNTNPQVLAVGSAGLGGERIDVAGGCVVLGVSGPLDYSYRRYTIYPETAPTVHCNGADQPKPAPAPQADDVNVATYNMERFFDDQNDPAIGEPVLTAAAYQARLNKASLAIRNALNTPDILGTVEVESLSVLQTLASRVNSDAVAAGQPDPQYVAYLQEGNDVGGIDVGFLVKTAAVGAGIARVEVLSVSQEGKATTWTEPAGGSSLLNDRPPLLLKASVHFADGRSLPLTVVEVHQRSLNGAETDDASGQRIRAKRQAQAVFLANLLQARQVADPDEQLLVMGDFNAFEFNDGYVDAMGTVTGLPSADAQTVVDGDGADLVSPDLYNLTLLSTPDQSYSYAYDGNVQSLDHVLANRALMNSAQVATLSEGHARLNADFPATARNDANSPARLSDHDPAVVLLKLKPLQRADLGVTATAANAAVYAGDTIRYSVEVGNAGPDTARFAAVAFALDAAVTPTLTAAPGWDCAAPDVAAQTVVTCTTAQFAAGAAPRFEVAVPAGTELVGRTLTLAASVASQTEDPNAGNNGASAAVAVQAAPAGNLALRIDGPGTLPLTAFSANYRIALSNHGNAPVKRASLSVSGNTLSLLSLLVPPRGWQCVRQGHSLRSAQYQCSTHADLAPGASAAFTLTTATRPLPADRSIVIEASAGSASPDADPTDNAARFSTRIEDGRFGR is encoded by the coding sequence ATGCGAACCATGCTGCTTCGGGCCGTCGTGTTGTCGTGCGCGCTTGCCTGTGCCGGAAACGGTCAGGCCCAGGTCGTCATCAGCCAGGTCTATGGCGGCGGCGGCAACAGCGGCGCCACCTACAAAAGCGATTTCATCGAACTGCACAACAACGGCAGCCAGGCGGTGAGCCTGGCCGGCTGGTCGGTGCAATACGCCTCGGCCGCCGGCAGTAGCTGGCAGGTCACCACGCTGGCCGGCAGCATCCCCGCCGGCGGCTACTACCTGGTCAAGCAGGCCGACGGCAGCGGCGGCAGCACCGCGCTGCCGACCGCGGACGCCACCGGCACCACCGCGCTGAGCGGCACCGCCGGCAAGGTCGCGCTGAGCAACGCGGCGGCCGCGCTGAGCGGCGCCTGCCCCGCCGGCAACGTGGATTTCGTCGGCTACGGCAGCAGCGCCAGCTGCGCCGAAGGCAGCGCGCCGAGCGCCGCGCCGAGCAACACCCTGGCGGTGCTGCGCGGCAACGGCGGCTGCAGCGACAGCGACAACAACAGCGCCGACTTCGCCACCGGCGCGCCGACCCCGCGCAACGCCGCAGCGGCCGCCAACCTGTGCGGCGGCGGCAACCAGCCGGTGGCCAGCGTGGCCAACCTCAGCCGCGGCGAAGGCGACAGCGGCAGCAGCGCGTTCGTGTTCACCATCGCCCTGAGTCAACCGGCCGGTAGCGGCGGGGTCGGCTTCAGCGTCGCCACCCGCGACGGCAGCGCCAGCGCCGGCAGCGACTACCAGGCCGTGGCCGCGACCAACGTGACCATTGCCGCCGGCGAAAACAGCGCTGAGGTCAGCGTGCTGGTCAATGGCGACACCGCCAACGAAGCCGACGAGACCTTCTACCTCGACATCAGCGGCATCAGCGGCGCCTTGCCGGACACGCTGACCGCCAGCGCAGTGATCCTCAACGACGACTTCGACCTGGTGCCGATCCACAGCATCCAGGGCAGCGGCGCGCGTTCGCCGCTGGTCGGGCAGGTGGTCGCCACCAGCGGCATCGTCACCGCGCGGCGCAGCGCCGGCTTCTTCCTGCAGGCGCCGGACGACCAGGCCGATGCCGATCCGCAGACCTCCGAAGGCATCTACGTCTACACCGGCAGCGCGCCGCCGGCCGAGGCCGCGGTGGGCAACGCGGTGCGGGTGCAGGCCAGCGTGCTCGAGTACGTGCCCAGCGCCGACCCCACCCAGCCGCCGCTGACCGAATTGGGCACACCGACCGTGCTGCTGCAGTCCACCGGCAATCCGCTGCCGGCCGCGGTGACGCTGACCACCCGCTTCCCCGACCCCAACGGCGCCTACGACCAGCTCGAGCGCCTGGAAGGCATGCGCGTGACCGTGCCCAGCCTGACCGTCAACGCGCCCACCGGCGGCAACGTCAACGAGACCAACGCCAGCGCCAGCAGCAACGGCGTGTTCCATGCGGTGGTCACCGGCCTGCCGCGCGCCTGGCGCACTGCCGGCGTGCAGCAGCCCGATCCGCTGCCGGCCGGTTCCCCGGCCGACGTGCCGCGCTGGAACACCAACCCGCAGGTGCTCGCGGTGGGCAGCGCCGGCCTCGGCGGCGAGCGCATCGACGTGGCCGGCGGCTGCGTGGTGCTCGGCGTCAGCGGCCCGCTGGACTACAGCTACCGCCGCTACACGATCTACCCGGAAACCGCGCCGACCGTGCACTGCAACGGCGCCGACCAGCCCAAGCCGGCCCCGGCGCCGCAGGCCGACGACGTCAATGTCGCCACCTACAACATGGAGCGCTTCTTCGACGACCAGAACGACCCGGCGATCGGCGAACCGGTGCTGACCGCGGCCGCCTACCAGGCCCGGCTCAACAAGGCCTCGCTGGCGATCCGCAACGCCCTCAACACGCCCGACATCCTCGGCACGGTGGAAGTGGAAAGCCTGAGCGTGCTGCAGACCCTGGCCAGCCGCGTCAACAGCGACGCGGTCGCCGCCGGCCAGCCCGATCCGCAGTACGTGGCCTATCTGCAGGAAGGCAACGACGTCGGCGGCATCGACGTCGGCTTCCTGGTCAAGACCGCCGCGGTCGGCGCCGGCATCGCCCGCGTGGAAGTGCTCTCGGTCAGCCAGGAAGGCAAGGCCACCACCTGGACCGAGCCGGCCGGCGGCAGCAGTCTGCTCAACGACCGCCCGCCGCTGCTGCTGAAGGCGAGCGTGCATTTCGCCGACGGCCGCAGCCTGCCGCTGACCGTGGTCGAGGTGCACCAGCGCTCGCTCAACGGCGCCGAGACCGACGACGCCAGCGGCCAGCGCATCCGCGCCAAGCGCCAGGCGCAGGCGGTGTTCCTGGCCAACCTGCTGCAGGCGCGCCAGGTGGCCGATCCCGACGAACAGCTGCTGGTGATGGGCGACTTCAACGCCTTCGAGTTCAACGACGGCTACGTCGATGCGATGGGCACGGTGACCGGCCTGCCGTCGGCCGACGCGCAGACCGTGGTCGATGGCGACGGCGCCGACCTGGTCAGCCCGGACCTGTACAACCTGACCCTGCTGTCGACCCCGGACCAGAGCTACTCCTACGCCTACGACGGCAACGTGCAGTCGCTGGACCACGTCCTGGCCAACCGCGCGCTGATGAACTCGGCACAGGTCGCGACGCTGAGCGAAGGCCACGCGCGGCTCAATGCCGACTTCCCGGCCACCGCGCGCAACGACGCCAATTCGCCGGCGCGGCTGTCCGACCACGATCCGGCGGTGGTGCTGCTCAAGCTCAAGCCGCTGCAGCGCGCCGATCTGGGCGTGACCGCGACCGCGGCCAATGCCGCGGTCTACGCCGGCGACACCATCCGCTACAGCGTCGAGGTCGGCAACGCCGGTCCGGATACCGCCCGCTTCGCCGCGGTCGCCTTCGCCCTGGACGCGGCGGTGACCCCGACCCTGACCGCCGCCCCCGGCTGGGACTGCGCCGCCCCGGACGTGGCCGCGCAGACCGTGGTGACCTGCACCACGGCGCAGTTCGCCGCCGGCGCGGCGCCGCGCTTCGAGGTCGCGGTGCCGGCCGGCACCGAGCTGGTCGGCCGCACGCTGACCCTGGCCGCCTCGGTCGCCTCGCAGACCGAGGACCCGAACGCCGGCAACAACGGCGCCAGCGCCGCGGTGGCGGTGCAGGCCGCGCCTGCCGGCAACCTGGCGCTGCGCATCGACGGCCCGGGGACGCTGCCGCTGACCGCGTTCAGCGCCAACTACCGCATCGCCCTGAGCAACCACGGCAATGCGCCGGTCAAGCGCGCCAGCCTGAGCGTCAGCGGCAACACGCTGTCGCTGCTGTCGCTGCTGGTGCCGCCACGCGGCTGGCAGTGCGTACGCCAGGGCCACAGCCTGCGCAGCGCGCAGTACCAGTGCAGTACCCACGCCGACCTGGCGCCGGGCGCCAGCGCCGCGTTCACCCTCACCACGGCGACCCGCCCGCTGCCGGCCGACCGCAGCATCGTGATCGAGGCCAGCGCCGGCTCGGCCTCGCCCGATGCCGACCCGACCGACAACGCGGCACGCTTCAGCACCCGCATCGAAGACGGCCGCTTCGGCCGCTGA